In Oryza sativa Japonica Group chromosome 1, ASM3414082v1, the genomic stretch GACAAAATTCTCGACATATCATTAATTCAATGTGTACCTTGAACTGACATTTAGCCAATTTACATGTGAGACATGTTTCGATTTATGCTGGCGTAATTTGTTCAGCCCccactactatttttttctggatccgcccctggtcGTTACGTGTTGATCAATGGCCATAAGTGAACAGGGCAACGTTACTGTTAGGCTCGAGAGGACTTGGAACTGGCAAGGGGAGGCGATCTTTGAGTTCAGTAACCTGTGGTTGCTACCGTGAGTAGCATATGCACGAGAAAAAAGAAACGGACATGCAGCGACGGATTCTAAAAATTGATTAGTTGATGTCATAACATGTCTATCGGTGTTATAGTATACTAATTATGTTTATGTTTAGATCATGGTGTTATAACATATACATAAACAGTTTTGCTATAGGTTTTGccgaaagtcgtcggtgtcgcctgacaccaCCCTTCCCCTATCCACTCGTCACCACCACCATCTTTCCCTGACCTCCTCTGCACCGCCATTGTCTGCATCTCTGTCGCTGGTGCGTGTGTGCATCgctgcctcttcctcctcttccttgcGTCGATTTCCATCAATGGCAGCATCAACACGCCTAGCCCACGCCAATCCCTTCCTCATCTTGGCACCTCATCATTATTGTTGCCCACACTGCCTGCTGCTGTTGGGTGGAGAGGGAAAATGGTGGCGAGGGGAAGGATAGAGGGAGGAAGAAGTAAAGAGAGAGTGACAAGTAGGACTGATTGTCAGGTTGGAGAGTGCAATGGCGAGTCTATTGTAGTGAAAGACATATTTAATTCTGTAAATATTTGACAAGCTGACCAAATGGATATTTGGAGAGTCTAGTAATCACTGCAGCatgtaggaaaaaaaaggttttggGCTTTATTCAATTTGAAGGAATTTCAACAGGTAGGAATATGAAAGTGGAGAAATATGAACGTATGTACACATCAATCCACATCAATTATTCccgagaagtttaaatggacgaaaatttttctatgtttttctataCTTTATTTGTATAAACTAAATAACATCCATAGAAATTAATCTTTATAATCATTATGCAAGAAAAGCTCTTTACTTTTACTCCAAACCGAACAAGCCTTTAATTAGTGACTTTTCGACGCCACAGAATTAGGCAGTAGCTTAATGGGCCTTAAATTTGGCCTGCTATTAAGCCCACCACAAACCGTCGAACACCAGCAGCAGTCCAGAACACCACGCCGGCAGCGAAGCAGGAAGCCACCACCGCGGCTCGCGCCCCCACCCCCTACCGCACCGCCCCACCATCCTCCTCTTTGCTTCCCGCGCCGTGTGCCCTCGCTACTCCCGTCGCGGCGTCGATTCCCGCCCCACGGCACAAAACCCTAGTAGCCACTGGCCGCTCCTCGTCGCTCATTCGTCTACTTCCTCCGGTGGAGGAGCCCAACTCTCCCGAGCCGCCCCCTCGTCTCTACCGCCGCTCGCCCACGCATCGCCCGCGGCGGCCCCATGTCCACCGCACCGgcggcgtccgccgccgcgaagGCGACCATCTCCGTCGAGTACGCCAAGTCCGGTCGGTCCTCCTGCAAAGTATGCAGCGAGGGCATCGCCAAGGGCGCGCTCCGCCTGGGCGCCTCCGCCCGCGACCCCCGCGGCTTCGACAGCACCAAGTGGTACCACGTCGCTTGCTTCCCCTCCTCGTCGCACCCGATTGACCCCGTCGAGAAGGTCAAGGGGTTCGACTCCATCAAGGTTTGGGCTCTGAGTCGGTTTACATTTGCTTCCTACGGGTGCTAATATGTTGATTTTGGGGGGAGTGCAGGAGGAGGATCGCGAGGAGGTGCGTGAGCTAAACAAGGTAATTTGTTCCTTACCTGTTGAAACGGCTTATCAGTTAGGTGGCCAAATCTGCTTCTGGTCGATATTTTATGACTACCAGATATTTGTTCCTTACCTGTTGAAACGGCTTATCAGTTAGGTGGCCAAATCTGCTTCTGGTCGATATTTTATGACTACCAGATGGATGACTATATGCTAGTGGAATGTAGATTGCCAAATGATATTGTTCAATTTTTGTAATGGTACATTTGAGTAATGTTCAGTATACTTGATAAACTTATGGTGAAAATTAATTTAAGTAATCTGGATTGTTGTCCAAAATGCTACATTTGGAGTTATTTTGGATTAGCAAGCCATATGCATATTTTGGATTAGTAAACCAAATGATATCTTTACAAAAGTTTGGATACAACTGGGTTATTTCTCTTTAATATTCCAAACTATTCATTTTCAGACGTGTAAGAGAGACCATACTGCAGTAGGGACAACTGAAGAGTCAAGCCCAAAGAAAGTAAAAGCCAGCCCAGGAGTGGCAGAAAATGTTAGTATCTCAGTTGAGTATGCCAAGTCTGGCCGCTCCACCTGCAAGGGTTGCAGTGAGAGTATTGCGGCAGGTGCCCTCCGTCTTGGCGCCTCTATTCGTGATCCCCGTGGTTTTGACAGTACAAAATGGTACCATATTGCCTGCTTCCCTTCATCAACTTACCCAGCATTCCCTGTGGAGAACCTTAAGGGGTTTGATTCTATCGAGGTTTGGtcttcgattttttttcagctGTTTCATACTTTTATTTCTTCTCTGTGGAAACTAActgtggttttggagggtgggCGCAGAATCAAGACCGTGATAAGTTGCGGGAGTTGGAGGTAACAATTTGCTCACTCATACAACTAGTTTAAATTAAGCGGCAATATGAATTCCTAGAAATTTTCTTCTCATCAGTTTGTAGCTCTTGTAAATTAGGAAAAGAGGTCGCTAATTTGTTTCTGAACAAAGGAAGTACAAGctttttttatgttgtttgtgaAAGTGTTCTATTAAATGTTACTGTTGCTTAACTGCTTTCTAACAAGTTTTCAGTTGGTGGAACTCCCTCTAGGTTGACAATACTTGTCTTTTTGGACAAAGTTAtcatcaaacttttaaaatattgactataaataatatctaaaatatttgtcttaaaAATAAGGTGACCATATATGTAgtgtcttaaaaagtacttaaataaaataatatatttattgatgtttttatatatattctaataaaaaatagtggtcaaagttgtttATTGGAGACTGTGTCCTTtcccaaaacgacaagtattatcgaCCCGGAGGAAATACTTACTTTGATCCACCATATTCATTTGCAGAATTGTAAGAGAGATGGCAATGTGACTGATCAATTGAATGAACAGAATCTGAAGAAGGAAGTGGTTAGCTTTTGATTAGACATGAGCATCTTACAGTTCACTCCAGCATCAAGTTCAACTTTGTGATGACATACAAACTTTTATACCCTTGATCCTTCTAGGTTCACAGCATGGAAGACTCTAAGGGCACTGGAAATAATATCGAAGGTGTTAAGGTGATGAAATCATGTATTCTTTCAGTTTTGGAAGCCATACCTAAACCCTTATAATGTCTGTAGAGATGGCACATTTCTAGTTCTTTGTTTCCCTGAAAGTTTTGCTTACTGACatttaattgttgttgttgtttgaaTAGTCTGTTTATAAGGCAGAGGTATCATCATTTATTATTTGTTAGCATCCAACTTGCATTTTCATCATGTTAATGCTGGCAGTCATGGCTTTGATATGTTGAATGCCGATCCTTTTACCTTGAGAGTTCTTTCAATGATTGACTGTAACAATTGTCTCTATAGTTTATACATTTGCCATTCATTTCCCCAACCTGTAGATCTCTACTCTCTATATCATGGCCTCATGGGCATTGAGCCGAGAGACTGAGGTCCATGGATACAACATCTGACTAATAAACAGCGGTGTGTACTGTAGCAGTGTGTTAGGAGATAATAATAAACTAGAATTAGTTAGTTACTTAAGTTTAAGGGTCAAGTCATACCATCCATCTATACAAGGATGAGAATGTTTCTCTATTGATTTAAGCAACGAAGAAGAATTAGTCTAAgctacccccacccccacccacaCACAATGTTTATCATCCCAATCTAAGTCCTTTCCTCATTCCTAGTAGTCGATGCTGCTATCCTCTGGCGGTGTTTACCCATAATGATCTTGATTCATGACCCTACTACTCTCCTGTGAGTGGTAAGTGGGAAACgtgaaaggagagagaagacaAAATATCTGTACTAAGAATGTTATTTAACCATAACACAACCCCTTAATGTCTTGCTTGATTCCAAAGCTGAACATGCATGATTATTTATAGATCTTGTATTGTTTTCCCTATCAGATGCTGGCAGGGGACAAAAGAGCTGGTCCAGTGATACCCTTTTCGGTTTCTGATATAAAGCAAAATTATAAGGTATTCTTATACCATTGTTCTTATCAAGTCACTCTGCTTCCTATGTTTATCATTTTGTTATACTGAAATGCTACATCTCCATTTTCCTGTCATGTGTGGATGCAGGATGCTACCCTTCCAGCGCATTGGAAGGTTTTCAATACAGTTATATTTCGTGAGCAGGTGTGTTAAGcaaaatttataaaagaaaGGAGCAGTTCTTGAGCCTCATTTTCtaattattatatgaattaaACCATGCACACAGAAGACTAGCTATACCCGTGCTTTGCTACggataaatataaattatagacATGCTATTATTGTTTGGAGCAAATCAATTCTGAGGTTTTTAAGAACAATTCTACCCTGTAGACGTGTTTGCATAATATACCCATGCAGAAGGActattttataatattaaagTACATGAAAGAATTAGTTGGTAAAAGATATACAATAGAGTTGGTgggtggcagattcactgccatcaccattgccttttttttttaataagagtATAGCTGGATAACTTGCAATTCTAATGTTCAGGATGATGGCCTTCAGTCTTCAGCTAAGATTGCTGCATTTGATTTTGATGGATGCCTCGCCAAAACCTCAGTGaggatgtatgtatacatacacATTTTGTTTTTCGGAAATAtgatatttattttgttataagaGTAGCCTGCATGCTTCTTCTGTGTGCTATATCTATTTTTCATAACTTTGTTGTAAGGGCACTTGGGCAATTAAGAAACGAAATGAGCAGACTGTTCAGAACCACATGGAGTGAACATATTTGTCTTATGCTTTGGCCAGTTGCAGGGGAACACACTGCATATGCAACTAATGAGTAGACTATCTCATCAAACACCTGCTTGAACACCCTAGAAAGGCACATTTAATTTGACTTACTAAATAGTACTATATGCTTTTGAGTTACTATGCTGTAGCTGTATGGATGGTATTTGGTTAGAATTTATGAATTGATCGAGCAGTTTTGTGTTAGGGCTTTGTGATATTATGTGATCTATTTGTTAGTTTTGTCTTAGTTCTTCTATAGCTGTAAagaagcatgacataagtagtCCAATCCACATTAAAGTAATCTTACCATTTTTTATGGCCAAcaatggagtttttttttcctttacaaGCAAAGGTATCAATTAGCATAAGGAAGTATTCACTACATGCGAGTCCTGAAAAGTTTTATGCTGGACCTTTTGATGAACTTGAGCATAACAATTGCCAGATTTAGAGATAACTTATGGGATAGTATTTTCCCAGAATATTGACTTGTTACACATGAGTTCATGATGCACGATATTACCTCTTATACATGTTGTTGCTTTTTTTAAGAATGCAATCGTTAAGCTCCAACCTACTTCAAGTGCAGTGTTGGTGCAGACAAGTGGTCTTTACTGTATGAATCGATTCCAGAAAAGCTGCAAATCCTGTACAATGATGGCTATAAATTGGTTAGTTGCTTTTTAGTCTTTACAAGTTCTTTTGGGCCTATAACTGTAGTTCCATCACGTCTCTCTGTACGTTGCATCGAATTAAGTATGCACATAGAATGTTCTTAAGAACCTCAGAACAGTTATAAGAAACTCTCTCTGGTCACAAGTACTTGTCACTTTGAACatgccttctctctctctctgaaatTTTATGTACCGATATATTTTTAAGTATCTAGATTGGATACATCGAAACCATTTATATAAGTAAGCCTCGAAAAGTGCTACCATAAAAACATAGCTCTGTTGGGTTTTACGAATATACTCCAACACAATAAGTggtcaaagttgtattttggagaccgtgctgtccaaaacgacaagtatatGTGACTAGAGAGAGTAACTAATCACTTaacttaattagttaattattgCTCTATTTTCTCTGGAATCCAGTAGGCTATGTAAAATCATACTGCCAACTTATTTTATTTGGTGTTGTCAGGTCATATTCACCAATGAGTCGAACATTGAACGATGGAACAAAAAGCGGCAGCAAGCTGTTGACTCCAAAATTGGGCGTCTTGACAAGTTCATTGAACGTGTAAAAGTCCCTATTCAGGTATGCTACACATTTGTTCAAATGCATTATGTATCTGGAATTTCTGTATATTTTTAACAATCATAAACTGAAGAAATATACTATCTATAATGATAGTCCTGGTAACTGAACCGGGCCTTTGTTTATTGCTCAATCAATTAAATGTTGTAAAATGCTCTTTTTCATGACACATAACATGGTACCTTGTAAATTCTTGCTTGACATTTTTTGGGGAGTTTTTGATAATTACGATACATGACTTGTTTTGGTCTTTCAATCTTGTAAAAGCCTGGTCTGGTCTTGTTGTATAAAATCTCTTAATTGCCAAAGACTTATCATTTGGAGTATGCCCCCTTCTCTTATAGTTTCCtttcaaatatttaattttgtttGCACCTGCAGGTTTTCATAGCATGTGGTTTAGGGAAAGGAAAAACCTTTCCAGATGATCCATTTCGAAAACCAAACACTGGAATGTGGTGGTTGATGAGAGAGCATTTCAATTCGGGAGTTACAGTTGACATGGACAAGTAAGTAACCACTCTATTTTAGATTATTTCAGATTTACTATTTTGAGCTGGTTTGTAAGGTCGGTTGAAGCTTCAGTGCGCTAACGTTGGCATTCCTTTACTCTCTGTATGCTGTGCACACTTGTGGTTGGGCCACAGGTGGATTTTGTACGTACAGTCATTGACTGAGACacatgttttattattttttttattgagctGCGTGTGTCTTAGAATAGGTGCTTCTATCTGTTTGCGCTTATGGCTACAGCTAAGTTGTGTGTGTCCTATTCTTTAAGCAGATGCTGTCCTGTGTGTTCCATATAAGCTAGCGTAGAAGTGATAGATCTTAGCTTACGAGTGAAGGAACCCAGTGGGTGTTGCAGATAGGAAACAGGACGTTGATTTGATTTTCTTTGCTGTCACATCCCTGTTGTTTTAGTTGACAGGGTATAGAACTTACATATACGttatatatttgttgatgtCATTGACAAGGGTGTCcatgtgacatatatatacatggaaATATTGTTGCAAATTGTGTAATATTTACCACCTAACATAATAGCTTTACACTTTCTCAAGTTGCTCAGCATATGCAACTCCATACTAGGATCTGTAGGATCCGAGTTGCTGCTAATCCTATGGAAATAATAAGGGCTCCATGGTATTGTAATATCCACATATTGGGCTTGATCAAGCCCTGGACATGAGTACTGATCCAATATGTCTACAATTGCACAATTTGTCTCATAGATTATAGCCTTTTGGTTTAGTTCAGTTTTATTGGTGCAAAAAAACACTAAACACAATCTGCTGTTTTAGTCTGTTTTGTGTGCATTATATAAGCTGCCCTTTTGATAATTGCCATGTTATTTCAGATCTTTCTATGTTGGTGATGCCGCTGGGAGAGAGAATGATCATAGTGATGCAGATAAAGAATTCGCTAAGGTATTGGTGGAGCTGCCCCTTGAGCAGTCCATGAACATTTATTTGCCCAGTTCACAATAGACAATTTCAACATGAATTTTAGGGTCCTTAGCAGGTATTGAGATAGTCCACCTCTCAATGACCGTAAAAGATCTCTTAAAACAATTATAGTGATTGCTATTTGTTGGCGCGTGGTTCGGAAGGGAGTCTGATCTGGGATATAGGCAGATACGGGTAAATGGCACAAACTGACAATATTGGCGGGACTGAGCAGCCCACCAAGGTCTGTGGCTTTAGTTTTGTCTCTTTGAAAAACAAGGAGCTGGAGTGTGATCAAATCTAGGTGTGCCTTGGGATTGATTAGGAATGCAGTGTCAGTCTGTGCCACTTACATTGGGCCT encodes the following:
- the LOC4327876 gene encoding polynucleotide 3'-phosphatase ZDP, producing MSTAPAASAAAKATISVEYAKSGRSSCKVCSEGIAKGALRLGASARDPRGFDSTKWYHVACFPSSSHPIDPVEKVKGFDSIKEEDREEVRELNKTCKRDHTAVGTTEESSPKKVKASPGVAENVSISVEYAKSGRSTCKGCSESIAAGALRLGASIRDPRGFDSTKWYHIACFPSSTYPAFPVENLKGFDSIENQDRDKLRELENCKRDGNVTDQLNEQNLKKEVVHSMEDSKGTGNNIEGVKMLAGDKRAGPVIPFSVSDIKQNYKDATLPAHWKVFNTVIFREQDDGLQSSAKIAAFDFDGCLAKTSVRIVGADKWSLLYESIPEKLQILYNDGYKLVIFTNESNIERWNKKRQQAVDSKIGRLDKFIERVKVPIQVFIACGLGKGKTFPDDPFRKPNTGMWWLMREHFNSGVTVDMDKSFYVGDAAGRENDHSDADKEFAKAIGLKFHVPEEYFGEAANI